One part of the Lycium ferocissimum isolate CSIRO_LF1 chromosome 8, AGI_CSIRO_Lferr_CH_V1, whole genome shotgun sequence genome encodes these proteins:
- the LOC132066387 gene encoding pectinesterase inhibitor-like, protein MAFSFNKVLLLTFLVIQGMYNAHARSKYPISLICSKSPNPSLCLQAYNSDPRSSNADLVGLCQIAIDFSEKSARQTLDLVNQLQHNAKGAMVTRLQSCAFHYLNCANLFNQTGKILQSGDFQKTVDGGNGALAESANCDASFISSRPKEPDQLRQHSVLVQQLGAVAVLTATWLAHLGPVA, encoded by the coding sequence ATGGCATTTTCTTTTAACAAAGTTTTATTGTTGACATTTCTAGTTATACAAGGCATGTATAATGCGCACGCAAGGAGCAAATATCCAATCTCTTTGATTTGTTCAAAGTCACCTAATCCTTCTTTATGTCTACAAGCTTATAATTCTGATCCGCGTTCAAGTAACGCGGATCTTGTTGGTCTATGCCAAATCGCGATAGACTTTTCAGAGAAAAGCGCGAGGCAGACATTGGATTTGGTTAATCAGCTTCAACATAATGCCAAAGGGGCTATGGTAACGAGATTACAATCGTGCGCCTTTCACTATTTAAATTGCGCGAATTTGTTCAACCAAACTGGGAAAATTTTACAGTCTGGAGACTTTCAAAAGACCGTGGATGGTGGAAATGGGGCGTTGGCGGAAAGTGCTAATTGTGACGCCAGTTTTATAAGCTCGCGGCCCAAGGAACCGGACCAACTTCGACAGCATAGCGTTTTAGTGCAACAATTGGGTGCTGTAGCTGTGCTTACTGCTACATGGTTAGCCCATTTGGGTCC